One part of the Enterococcus sp. DIV1094 genome encodes these proteins:
- a CDS encoding propanediol/glycerol family dehydratase large subunit, with amino-acid sequence MKSKRFEELSKRPVNQDGFVDEWIDEGLIAMQSPNDPKPSIKIVAGEVVELDGKAKEDFDLIDAYIAQYGIDITRAEEVMQMSSKELANKIVDPNICREEIIQLTTSATPAKINEVVGYMNVVEMMMAVQKMRARRRPTTQSHVTNLRDNPVQIAADAAEGALRGFDEQETTVAVARYAPFNAISIMIGSQVGRPGVLTQCSLEEATELDLGMRGFTAYAETISVYGTEKVFTDGDDTPWSKGFLASCYASRGLKMRFTSGTGSEVQMGYAEGKSMLYLETRCIYLTKAAGVQGLQNGSISCIGIPGAVPSGIRAVLAENLIAMLLDLEVASGNDQTFSHSDIRRTARLLMQFLPGTDYISSGYSATPNYDNMFAGSNFDADDFDDYNILQRDLRVDGGLRPVEEAEVIKVRNKAAKAMQALFAELGLPTITDEEVEAATYARGSDDMPARDMVQDIKGAEELLASGATGLDLVKALSKTGFEDVAVSVLNLLKQRVAGDFLQTSSIFDKDWNVISAVNDKNDYAGPGTGHRLDGSEWEKVKAIPNAINPQDI; translated from the coding sequence ATGAAATCGAAACGATTTGAAGAATTATCAAAAAGACCTGTAAACCAAGATGGATTTGTTGATGAGTGGATAGACGAAGGTCTGATCGCCATGCAAAGTCCCAATGATCCAAAGCCAAGCATCAAGATCGTTGCCGGTGAGGTCGTTGAATTAGATGGAAAAGCAAAAGAAGATTTTGATTTGATCGATGCGTATATCGCGCAGTATGGCATTGACATCACACGTGCAGAAGAAGTAATGCAGATGTCATCCAAAGAATTAGCGAATAAAATCGTTGATCCAAACATTTGCCGTGAAGAAATCATCCAATTGACGACTTCAGCAACACCAGCAAAAATCAATGAAGTTGTCGGCTACATGAATGTGGTTGAAATGATGATGGCCGTTCAAAAAATGCGTGCACGTCGTCGTCCAACAACACAATCTCACGTAACGAACTTACGTGATAACCCTGTTCAGATTGCTGCGGATGCCGCTGAAGGCGCTTTACGTGGATTTGATGAGCAGGAAACAACAGTCGCGGTTGCACGTTATGCACCGTTTAATGCAATCTCGATCATGATCGGTTCACAAGTGGGACGTCCAGGCGTATTGACACAGTGTTCATTGGAAGAAGCAACTGAGCTTGACCTTGGTATGAGAGGGTTCACTGCGTATGCTGAAACGATTTCGGTTTATGGTACAGAGAAAGTATTTACTGATGGCGATGATACACCTTGGTCAAAAGGGTTCCTTGCTTCATGTTATGCGTCTCGTGGCTTGAAAATGCGTTTCACTTCTGGGACAGGTTCAGAAGTACAAATGGGTTATGCAGAAGGCAAATCGATGTTGTATTTAGAAACTAGATGTATCTATCTAACAAAAGCAGCGGGTGTGCAAGGACTGCAAAATGGTTCGATCAGTTGTATCGGTATCCCAGGTGCGGTGCCTTCAGGAATCCGTGCGGTCTTAGCGGAAAACTTGATTGCGATGTTGCTTGACCTTGAAGTGGCTTCTGGAAATGACCAGACATTCTCTCACTCAGATATCCGTAGAACAGCTCGTTTATTGATGCAATTCTTACCAGGAACTGATTATATTTCTTCAGGATATTCTGCGACTCCAAACTATGACAATATGTTTGCGGGTTCAAACTTTGATGCGGATGATTTTGATGACTACAACATCTTACAGCGTGACCTACGTGTTGATGGTGGATTACGTCCAGTAGAAGAAGCAGAAGTGATCAAAGTTCGTAATAAAGCAGCAAAAGCGATGCAAGCGTTATTTGCAGAATTAGGGTTACCAACGATCACAGACGAAGAAGTAGAAGCAGCAACTTACGCTCGTGGTTCTGATGACATGCCTGCTCGTGACATGGTTCAAGATATCAAAGGAGCAGAAGAGTTGTTAGCGAGTGGGGCTACTGGGTTAGATCTAGTGAAAGCTTTATCTAAAACAGGTTTTGAAGATGTCGCTGTCAGCGTGTTGAATCTATTGAAACAGCGTGTTGCCGGAGACTTCTTACAAACTTCTTCTATCTTTGATAAAGATTGGAATGTCATCTCTGCTGTCAATGATAAAAATGACTATGCAGGACCAGGAACCGGGCATCGTCTAGATGGCTCAGAGTGGGAAAAAGTGAAAGCAATTCCTAACGCAATCAACCCGCAGGATATATAG
- a CDS encoding EutP/PduV family microcompartment system protein — protein sequence MRRVIFIGQTGSGKTTLSQWLQKKDISYHKTQQVYYLDDSIDTPGEFMENQFYYNALVSASIEAEVVAFVQDITSAQNYFPPYFSSRFNKEVIGVISKVDLADEQTRAKACELLQLAGASKIFEVSTITGFGLDELEKHLSTKG from the coding sequence ATGCGTCGGGTGATTTTTATTGGACAAACAGGTAGTGGTAAAACCACCTTGTCACAGTGGCTACAAAAGAAAGACATTTCTTATCATAAGACTCAACAAGTGTATTATCTGGATGATTCAATCGATACACCTGGCGAGTTCATGGAGAATCAGTTTTACTATAATGCGTTAGTCAGCGCTTCGATCGAGGCAGAGGTGGTTGCATTCGTTCAAGATATTACAAGCGCTCAAAATTATTTTCCTCCTTATTTTTCATCAAGATTCAACAAAGAAGTAATCGGTGTGATCTCAAAAGTTGACTTAGCAGATGAACAGACACGAGCAAAAGCCTGTGAATTGTTGCAATTAGCTGGTGCATCTAAGATTTTTGAAGTTTCTACCATAACAGGTTTTGGTTTAGACGAATTAGAGAAACACTTGTCTACGAAAGGATAG
- a CDS encoding Fic family protein, which yields MVAIKGVELLPPKVTMEQALKLYRKIAKIKSTVGKLNSELEHSIVNSQLIQMLTLNESVQSTRIEGTQVTFADMIEDATKKNKSTEAIEVENYMRALSEGIDLITNGMPISSRLIKQLHAVLMGKNTRGTTSSAGEFRTIQNFIGPTNKMEDAVYIPIGAHEIGEYMTNLEYYINGEEHHSFEHKDVSDMEYLLDENSDPLIKTAILHAQFESIHPFLDGNERMGRILIVLSTMKDGLIKHPVFFVSEELEKERLRYYNYLNGVRGKEADWFGWIDFFLDTCQRMSDSMLHKLESITELARIGIKEINSQSGKINHIWMATFNKPYITVSEVASNLGIGVSTARNGLNHLVDLKLIDVDKAKRKNKVYVNYDLLRILG from the coding sequence ATGGTTGCAATTAAAGGAGTTGAATTACTTCCACCCAAAGTAACTATGGAACAGGCATTGAAACTTTACAGAAAAATAGCGAAAATAAAATCTACAGTAGGCAAGTTGAACTCAGAGCTAGAGCATTCTATCGTAAATTCTCAACTAATACAAATGCTGACACTTAATGAATCTGTGCAATCTACAAGAATTGAAGGGACTCAAGTGACCTTTGCAGATATGATTGAAGACGCAACTAAGAAAAATAAAAGTACCGAGGCAATTGAAGTAGAAAATTATATGAGAGCCTTATCTGAAGGAATCGATTTAATTACTAATGGAATGCCAATTTCGTCACGCTTGATTAAGCAGCTACATGCTGTTCTAATGGGGAAAAACACTCGTGGAACTACTTCTTCTGCAGGCGAGTTTCGAACAATTCAAAATTTTATTGGCCCTACTAATAAAATGGAGGACGCAGTATATATTCCAATTGGTGCGCACGAAATTGGAGAATACATGACGAACTTAGAGTATTATATTAATGGAGAAGAACACCATTCTTTTGAACATAAGGATGTTTCAGATATGGAATATTTACTAGATGAGAATTCTGATCCGCTAATTAAAACAGCAATTTTGCATGCGCAATTTGAATCAATCCATCCTTTTTTAGATGGAAATGAGCGAATGGGAAGAATCTTGATTGTACTCAGTACAATGAAAGATGGTTTGATAAAACATCCTGTATTTTTTGTAAGTGAGGAGCTAGAAAAAGAACGTTTACGATACTATAATTATCTAAATGGCGTTCGCGGAAAAGAAGCAGACTGGTTCGGCTGGATTGACTTTTTTTTGGATACTTGCCAAAGGATGTCAGATAGTATGTTGCATAAGCTAGAGAGTATTACAGAGTTAGCAAGAATTGGTATTAAAGAAATTAACTCACAAAGCGGAAAAATCAATCATATATGGATGGCTACTTTTAATAAACCATATATTACAGTTAGTGAAGTTGCGAGTAATCTAGGTATTGGCGTTTCAACTGCAAGAAATGGCTTAAATCACTTAGTTGATTTGAAACTAATTGATGTAGATAAAGCTAAAAGAAAAAATAAGGTATATGTTAATTATGATTTGTTACGTATTCTTGGGTAG
- a CDS encoding type II toxin-antitoxin system HicB family antitoxin: MLSEPLAKTYPAIFKPEEDGGYFIEFPDIQGAYTGINENDISYGIAMAEEVLGMVLADYIEHGDSLPKPTPINQISIETDSFTTLIRVDVAKYLKDTESIKKTLTIPRWADTLGKRAGINFSVLLTESIANKADDILHPRKK; encoded by the coding sequence ATGTTAAGCGAGCCTTTAGCGAAAACATATCCTGCTATTTTTAAACCAGAAGAAGATGGTGGTTACTTCATTGAATTTCCTGATATCCAGGGGGCTTACACAGGGATCAATGAAAATGATATCTCTTATGGAATCGCAATGGCAGAAGAGGTTTTAGGCATGGTTTTGGCGGATTATATCGAGCATGGAGATTCACTACCAAAGCCAACCCCGATCAATCAGATTTCTATAGAAACAGATTCCTTTACGACGTTGATACGTGTAGATGTTGCTAAATATTTAAAAGACACAGAATCGATCAAGAAAACATTAACGATCCCAAGATGGGCGGATACCTTAGGAAAACGTGCTGGTATAAATTTTTCGGTCTTGCTAACAGAATCGATTGCAAATAAAGCCGATGATATCCTCCATCCAAGAAAAAAATAA
- the rpmF gene encoding 50S ribosomal protein L32, with protein sequence MAVPARKTSKAKKRLRRTHQRLSKPEISFDELSGDYRRSHHVSLKGYYKGRKVIE encoded by the coding sequence ATGGCAGTACCAGCAAGAAAAACATCCAAAGCAAAAAAACGTTTACGTCGAACACATCAACGTCTATCCAAACCAGAGATTTCTTTTGATGAGTTGTCCGGTGATTATCGCCGAAGTCATCATGTTTCGTTAAAGGGCTATTATAAAGGGCGAAAAGTTATCGAATAA
- the rpsN gene encoding 30S ribosomal protein S14, translating into MAKKSKIAKMNKQVALINKYSEQRQELKAAKDYEGLAKLPKESNPNRLKLRDLTDGRPRGYMRKFGMSRITFRELAHQGLIPGVKKASW; encoded by the coding sequence GTGGCAAAAAAATCAAAAATTGCAAAAATGAATAAGCAAGTAGCTTTGATCAATAAATATAGCGAACAACGTCAAGAGTTAAAAGCAGCAAAAGATTATGAAGGGTTAGCTAAGTTACCAAAAGAGTCTAATCCTAATCGTTTGAAATTAAGAGACCTGACGGATGGCCGTCCTCGTGGCTATATGAGGAAGTTCGGGATGTCTCGAATCACGTTTAGAGAACTGGCTCATCAAGGATTGATCCCAGGAGTTAAAAAAGCAAGTTGGTAA
- a CDS encoding YxeA family protein — protein MGKLVKGLLVVALVLGIGAFFIESKTEGFQALTDNFLSDKEVKEYYVKTSTGDKKGNDYLYTFDGYDEAGNQQTVKKMVDRELQQDKYLKIDAKGLQGKGWSEIPENEVPAKALEKLNS, from the coding sequence ATGGGTAAACTAGTCAAAGGATTATTGGTAGTTGCACTTGTTTTAGGAATAGGGGCATTTTTTATCGAATCAAAAACAGAAGGATTTCAAGCATTAACGGATAATTTTTTATCTGATAAAGAAGTAAAAGAGTATTATGTTAAAACGAGTACTGGCGATAAAAAAGGAAATGATTATCTCTATACTTTTGATGGATACGATGAAGCCGGTAATCAGCAAACAGTGAAAAAAATGGTTGATCGCGAGTTACAACAAGATAAATACTTAAAAATCGATGCAAAAGGTCTTCAAGGAAAAGGTTGGAGTGAAATACCAGAAAATGAAGTGCCAGCGAAGGCATTGGAAAAACTCAACTCGTAA
- a CDS encoding NusG domain II-containing protein, with protein sequence MNNFRKTGIKPWDIIIIFVLIVASLVPTIVFALSFDKEESENSVKYAVVKIDGNEVDRFDLDDISSKKVTYHPSDTQYNIVEINEGKIRVKEDNSPDQIAVRTGWISEPGQTSICLPHRLVITIEQEGQSDYHIY encoded by the coding sequence ATGAACAACTTTCGTAAAACAGGTATAAAACCTTGGGATATCATCATTATTTTTGTGTTGATCGTGGCTTCTTTAGTACCGACAATCGTATTTGCTTTGTCATTTGATAAAGAAGAAAGCGAAAATAGTGTCAAGTATGCGGTAGTCAAAATCGATGGCAATGAAGTTGACCGTTTTGATTTAGACGATATCAGCAGTAAGAAGGTGACCTATCACCCATCTGATACACAATATAACATTGTTGAAATCAATGAAGGTAAAATCAGAGTGAAAGAAGATAATAGCCCTGATCAAATCGCGGTAAGAACCGGTTGGATCTCAGAACCAGGACAAACCAGTATTTGTTTACCTCATCGACTAGTGATAACTATCGAACAAGAGGGGCAGTCGGATTATCATATCTATTAA
- the pduB gene encoding propanediol utilization microcompartment protein PduB — protein sequence MVDNNAAVEEILKKVLNKIESNETKENTSGGTNKMIEKHCGLTEFVGASEFGDTIGLVIANVDSSLLDTMKLEKKYRSIGIVGARTGAGPHILAADEAVKATNTEVISIEMPRDTKGGAGHGSIIIFGGDDVSDVKRAVEVTLKEVDTRTFGDVYANEAGHIECQYTARASYACNKVFGTPVGKSFGLIVGAPAAIGVVMADTAMKAANIEVVSYATPQNGQNFSNEVTMTFSGDSGAVRQAVISAREIGIKLLGTLGSEPTNDQPSYI from the coding sequence ATGGTTGATAATAATGCAGCAGTAGAAGAAATCTTAAAAAAGGTTTTGAATAAAATCGAATCAAATGAAACAAAGGAAAATACTTCGGGGGGAACAAACAAAATGATTGAAAAACATTGTGGCTTAACAGAATTTGTCGGTGCATCAGAATTTGGCGATACGATTGGTTTGGTGATTGCAAATGTTGATTCATCTTTATTGGATACGATGAAATTAGAGAAAAAATATCGTTCAATCGGTATTGTGGGTGCTCGTACAGGTGCTGGGCCACATATCTTGGCGGCTGACGAAGCAGTTAAAGCAACAAATACAGAAGTGATCTCAATCGAAATGCCTAGAGATACAAAAGGTGGCGCTGGTCATGGATCGATCATCATTTTCGGTGGCGATGATGTTTCAGATGTGAAGCGTGCGGTTGAAGTGACATTAAAAGAAGTAGATACTCGTACGTTTGGTGATGTTTACGCAAATGAAGCGGGCCATATCGAATGTCAATATACTGCTCGAGCGAGTTATGCGTGTAACAAAGTATTTGGTACTCCAGTGGGTAAATCATTTGGTTTGATCGTTGGCGCACCAGCGGCGATCGGTGTAGTAATGGCAGATACAGCAATGAAGGCAGCGAATATCGAAGTTGTTAGTTATGCAACACCACAAAATGGCCAAAACTTTTCAAATGAGGTAACGATGACATTTAGTGGCGATTCAGGAGCTGTACGTCAAGCGGTGATCTCTGCGCGTGAAATCGGTATCAAATTATTAGGTACATTGGGCAGCGAACCAACGAATGATCAGCCATCATATATTTAA
- a CDS encoding BMC domain-containing protein, which yields MVANERQIERTIQEYVPGKQVTLAHIIPNADREVFVKLGLSEASNAIGILTITPSEASIIGADIAKKSGDVSIGFMDRFSGSVVFTGEVSSVEYALQQVIQTMNTVLGFDIPEITKT from the coding sequence ATGGTGGCAAACGAAAGACAAATCGAACGAACGATCCAAGAATACGTTCCAGGAAAACAGGTCACACTCGCACACATCATCCCGAATGCTGATCGTGAAGTATTTGTAAAGCTTGGATTGAGCGAGGCGAGTAATGCAATCGGTATTTTAACGATCACTCCAAGTGAAGCGTCGATCATCGGTGCAGATATCGCTAAAAAATCAGGAGATGTGTCGATCGGTTTCATGGATCGATTTAGTGGATCAGTTGTTTTTACTGGTGAGGTTTCTTCTGTTGAATATGCACTGCAACAAGTCATCCAAACAATGAATACGGTTCTAGGGTTTGATATCCCTGAGATCACAAAAACATAG
- a CDS encoding type II toxin-antitoxin system HicA family toxin encodes MLRLLKENGWIERRQEGSHHHLYKDDVRITVPVHANQDLGRGLEQKILKDAGLK; translated from the coding sequence ATGCTTAGGTTATTGAAGGAAAATGGTTGGATTGAGCGAAGGCAGGAAGGCTCTCACCACCACCTTTATAAGGATGATGTTAGAATTACTGTTCCTGTTCATGCCAATCAAGATCTCGGTCGAGGACTTGAGCAAAAAATTTTGAAAGATGCGGGATTGAAATAA
- a CDS encoding PocR ligand-binding domain-containing protein: protein MIQGHPKGIYLDRLTKIMEEFALAVDYGAVLVDIHGKETSNLFNFSPFCQTIRANPQLKHLCQKCDAYGGLEASKTGKPHIYQCHAGLTDISLPLIYDRQLHGFALFGQVQVADIKENQIDRIHPSITNWKDYAELRHARNKVRVVNKKQITAAASLFETIAEHYGKEEDHPRDRIKFNLSTPKEKTGKTKNKEANSDHGEINKAIKYINKNLSRNITLDEVANHVYLSHYYFSRLFKKELGISFVNYLNKQRIEQAKELLLQTNLSVQKIAYRIGYTQPSYFCKLFKKETGTTPASFRRKS from the coding sequence ATGATTCAAGGTCATCCAAAAGGAATTTATTTAGATAGACTTACCAAGATAATGGAAGAATTTGCATTAGCAGTCGATTATGGCGCTGTATTAGTTGATATCCACGGTAAAGAAACGTCAAATTTGTTTAATTTTTCTCCTTTTTGCCAAACCATACGCGCAAATCCACAATTGAAACATCTGTGCCAAAAATGTGATGCTTATGGCGGTTTAGAAGCATCAAAAACCGGAAAACCACATATCTATCAATGCCATGCTGGCTTGACTGATATCTCCTTACCTCTGATATACGATCGACAACTACATGGCTTTGCACTTTTTGGTCAAGTACAAGTAGCTGATATCAAGGAAAATCAAATCGATCGCATCCACCCATCGATCACGAATTGGAAGGACTATGCTGAACTGAGGCATGCACGTAATAAAGTACGTGTCGTGAATAAGAAACAAATCACGGCTGCCGCTTCACTTTTTGAAACGATCGCTGAACATTACGGAAAAGAAGAAGACCATCCTAGAGATCGGATCAAATTCAATCTCAGTACACCGAAAGAAAAAACAGGTAAAACTAAGAATAAAGAAGCTAACTCCGATCATGGAGAAATCAATAAAGCAATCAAATATATCAACAAGAATCTCTCGCGCAACATCACACTAGATGAAGTAGCAAACCATGTTTATTTGAGTCACTATTATTTTAGCCGACTTTTCAAAAAAGAATTAGGGATCAGTTTCGTTAACTACCTTAATAAACAACGGATCGAACAAGCAAAAGAATTACTGCTTCAAACGAATTTGAGCGTGCAAAAAATCGCCTACCGTATTGGCTACACTCAGCCAAGTTATTTCTGTAAACTATTCAAAAAAGAGACCGGAACAACTCCCGCTTCATTTAGAAGAAAGAGCTGA
- a CDS encoding C39 family peptidase — translation MKRGSITKGICGGMIVAILSSSFGMSQVFAEESSTVDTTTESTQTSGVAQVQNTEANEVSQKTGTTETVIPTQESQQTQQVQSSEVTEVQPEQPQTAIVDGVEVILEAPEKAGKNEADVTQAPKEELIEGSPRLFRAAVQTIPMYRLFNPHSGEHFYTRDTGERDNLRRIGWNYEGVGWQAPTNGDPVYRLYNRYNGEHFYTLNAKERDSITKQGWKYEGIGWYSYKGANAIPVSRLYSKRVNWHHYTLDENEKKIITKQGWVYEGVGWYAVGNGQQSQDDYKLLGVKNYNQYALGAPSGCEGASLLQALQYKGKITNWSLTQFLNTIPKSPNGNPNSGFVGSPFVENSWTYSAIYPAPLTTWGKKYGNVQNISGSSMNTLLNEVKNGNPVVAWVTINFQPIRWGNWNFGVAANNNHAVTLDGYNKGSNQVHVSDPISGSYWMNRTTFENIYNARKYAVVVR, via the coding sequence ATGAAACGGGGATCTATCACTAAAGGTATATGTGGGGGCATGATAGTTGCTATTCTATCGAGTTCGTTTGGCATGAGTCAAGTGTTTGCGGAAGAGTCGTCTACAGTGGATACCACCACAGAATCAACTCAAACATCAGGAGTCGCACAAGTCCAAAATACAGAAGCAAATGAAGTCAGTCAGAAAACAGGAACGACTGAAACAGTAATACCGACACAAGAGTCCCAACAGACACAACAAGTACAATCGAGTGAAGTAACAGAAGTGCAACCAGAGCAACCACAAACCGCAATCGTCGATGGGGTAGAGGTGATTTTGGAAGCTCCGGAAAAAGCTGGTAAAAATGAAGCTGATGTTACGCAAGCGCCAAAAGAGGAGTTGATCGAAGGTTCACCTAGACTTTTTCGTGCGGCAGTGCAAACGATCCCAATGTATCGGTTGTTCAATCCACACAGTGGTGAACATTTTTATACGAGAGATACTGGCGAGCGGGATAATCTGAGAAGGATTGGTTGGAATTACGAAGGAGTTGGGTGGCAAGCTCCGACAAATGGAGATCCAGTGTATCGTTTGTACAATCGTTATAATGGCGAACATTTTTATACATTGAACGCAAAAGAACGCGATAGTATCACGAAACAAGGATGGAAATATGAAGGAATCGGTTGGTACTCATATAAAGGCGCGAATGCTATCCCGGTCAGTCGTTTATATAGTAAACGGGTGAACTGGCATCATTACACATTAGATGAAAACGAGAAAAAAATCATTACAAAACAAGGTTGGGTCTATGAAGGCGTTGGTTGGTATGCGGTTGGAAATGGGCAGCAAAGTCAAGATGACTATAAATTATTAGGTGTGAAAAATTATAACCAGTATGCTTTAGGTGCACCAAGTGGCTGTGAAGGGGCTTCTTTATTACAAGCTCTTCAATACAAAGGAAAAATCACTAACTGGAGTTTGACTCAATTCTTGAACACGATTCCTAAATCACCAAATGGCAATCCGAACAGCGGCTTTGTCGGTAGTCCTTTTGTCGAAAATTCATGGACGTACTCTGCAATTTACCCTGCACCTTTGACGACATGGGGCAAAAAGTATGGAAATGTCCAAAATATTTCGGGCAGCTCCATGAATACGTTGTTAAATGAAGTCAAAAATGGAAATCCTGTTGTTGCTTGGGTCACGATCAATTTCCAACCGATTCGTTGGGGGAATTGGAATTTTGGTGTTGCAGCAAATAATAACCATGCGGTAACTCTTGATGGGTACAACAAAGGAAGTAATCAAGTCCACGTTTCAGATCCTATCAGTGGTTCTTATTGGATGAATCGAACGACATTTGAGAATATTTACAATGCACGTAAATATGCGGTAGTCGTTAGATAG
- a CDS encoding BMC domain-containing protein: MGQEALGMIETRGLIGSIEAADAMVKAANVTLIGTEKIGSGLVTVMVRGDVGAVKAAVDAGVAAAGSVGEVVSNYVIPRPHSEVERVLPNLTD, encoded by the coding sequence ATGGGTCAAGAAGCTTTAGGCATGATTGAAACTCGAGGATTGATCGGTTCAATCGAAGCAGCAGATGCAATGGTGAAGGCAGCGAATGTAACGTTGATCGGCACTGAAAAAATCGGTTCAGGTTTAGTCACTGTAATGGTCAGAGGAGATGTAGGTGCGGTCAAAGCCGCAGTTGACGCTGGCGTTGCAGCAGCAGGGTCTGTTGGGGAAGTCGTTTCAAACTACGTGATTCCTCGTCCTCATTCTGAAGTTGAGAGAGTACTCCCAAATTTAACTGACTGA